Proteins from a single region of Kitasatospora sp. NBC_00240:
- a CDS encoding LacI family DNA-binding transcriptional regulator, which produces MLGVIVVYAKEFRRGAVGRMVSEARPETRKKRATIWEVARFAGVSHQTVSRYLRNQDSVRPATREKIDKAVEELDYRPNLVARSMRTNRSNRIAIVLPALTNFVPVPVLRGASQVAREAGYSMDVMGLEGDAARRAAEVVALLDGQQVDGVLSLTPLSEAVIAAAGGRPVLVYGEYDDNLHARGQFADGAPAGDIVRHLAELGHRRFLHVAGSPDWASALNRRAVYEETVAALGLESYGVHEGDWSVSSGYLAAQELPADSGVTAVLAANDFVAMGVIRGFQDRGMDVPGDVSVFGWDNEQFTQYFRPSISTVGFDREALGRRAMASLLALVAGEPQSTSSPSTPFELLSRGSSGPAPH; this is translated from the coding sequence ATGCTCGGGGTGATCGTTGTATATGCCAAGGAATTCCGGAGAGGTGCCGTCGGTCGCATGGTGAGTGAAGCTCGTCCAGAAACGAGGAAGAAGCGCGCGACGATCTGGGAGGTCGCGCGGTTTGCGGGGGTCTCTCACCAGACGGTCTCGCGATATCTGCGGAACCAGGACAGCGTGCGCCCGGCGACTCGCGAGAAGATCGACAAGGCGGTCGAGGAGCTCGACTACCGTCCCAACCTGGTCGCGCGCTCGATGCGGACCAATCGCAGCAACCGGATTGCCATCGTCCTGCCGGCGCTGACCAACTTCGTTCCGGTCCCGGTACTGCGAGGAGCCTCCCAAGTGGCGCGCGAGGCCGGCTACAGCATGGACGTCATGGGTCTGGAAGGGGACGCGGCGCGCCGCGCGGCGGAGGTTGTCGCCCTGCTCGACGGCCAGCAGGTCGATGGTGTCCTGTCGCTGACGCCTCTCAGCGAGGCCGTCATCGCGGCAGCCGGTGGCCGGCCCGTCCTGGTGTACGGCGAGTACGACGACAACCTGCATGCCCGCGGTCAGTTCGCCGACGGCGCTCCGGCCGGGGACATCGTCCGCCACCTCGCAGAGCTGGGCCACCGCCGCTTCCTCCACGTCGCGGGCTCTCCCGACTGGGCCTCCGCGCTCAACCGCCGCGCCGTCTACGAGGAGACGGTCGCCGCGCTCGGACTGGAGTCCTACGGCGTCCACGAGGGCGACTGGTCCGTGTCCTCCGGCTACCTGGCGGCCCAGGAGCTGCCCGCCGACTCCGGGGTGACGGCCGTCCTGGCGGCCAACGACTTCGTCGCCATGGGGGTGATCCGCGGGTTCCAGGACCGTGGCATGGACGTGCCCGGCGACGTGAGCGTCTTCGGCTGGGACAACGAGCAGTTCACCCAGTACTTCCGGCCCAGCATCTCGACGGTCGGCTTCGACCGCGAAGCGCTCGGCCGCCGGGCCATGGCCTCCCTGCTCGCCCTCGTCGCCGGCGAACCACAGTCCACCTCGTCCCCGAGCACCCCGTTCGAGCTCCTCTCCCGTGGCTCCAGCGGCCCCGCGCCGCACTGA
- a CDS encoding RICIN domain-containing protein, whose protein sequence is MGTLALGTWGLMVVPPPAAAATPETSVTVDGHGLGRVFDGIGAVSGGGGNSRLLIDYPEPQRSQILDYMFKPGYGAALQILKVEIGGDTNSTDGAEDSHEHIQGQVDCNTGYEWWLMEQAKERNPQIKLAALAWGAPGWVSANGSDMWSDKAIGYLKDWLDCAKNTHHLTVDYFGGRNEVGPPPAAWFENLRSSLNSAGYSGVKLVADDDWSGFPNPGDTTGTWPLLGKLQADPAYAAAVDIIGHHYPCEGVNGGTNGTGTAYNCPVPEAAKQLGKPIWASENGSQDLNTGAAPQIRTITRGYVDGRITATFNWPLIGALYPNMPFHTDGLLQANQPWSGNYSVGTSVWSTAQVTQVTQPGWQFIDSASGYLAGSSGTATSPGSYISLKSPNGTDWSTVVETTTAGEAQTVHLRPTGGLTAGPLHVWATNLNSKDPGQYFQQQTDLAPADGGYTFTAQPGWVYSLTTLTSPGRGTATAPPRAAMSLPYGDDFESAPAVGHMPALLADMNGAFEVQPCDGGRAGSCVRQMAPVKPLPWGNVSDPYTLMGDGSWRDYTVGVDALLQQPGAVRLMARAGTQSGPAWINSYYLQVSDTGAWSIVRTDYQGAQKTTLVSGTTTALGTGTWHHLDVTVQGTAITAAVDHTVLGSATDTSHPTGQVGVGLDSYRTQEFDNLTVTPIGTQPTPYTYAVTSALTGQALDLAGDPNAEGAKTVQQPVSGAASQLWRLTASRGVFTLANGGSGKVLDVPGNSLADSVQLQQSAPGAGTGQQWGITPAPGGAYTVTSKLSGKAMDVDHALTTPGTKIIQYHSTGRPNQRWNLRMVPVDGVGYPIANAATGQNMDMSGGSKSAGGLAVQWPANGAPNQVWDLHTAATPGNFTITNRNSGLCLDVAGAVTTDQAKVQQWTCTGGRSQQWSFQQTPDGTWTLTNLNSGKVLDTAGASTTKGAQLVQAAPSGTAATQQWTFLAP, encoded by the coding sequence GTGGGCACGCTCGCGCTGGGTACCTGGGGTCTGATGGTCGTCCCGCCACCGGCAGCCGCCGCGACACCGGAAACGTCGGTCACCGTGGACGGCCACGGCCTCGGGCGCGTCTTCGACGGCATCGGGGCGGTCAGCGGGGGCGGCGGGAATTCCCGCCTGCTGATCGACTACCCGGAGCCCCAGCGCAGCCAGATCCTCGACTACATGTTCAAGCCGGGCTACGGCGCCGCCCTGCAGATCCTGAAGGTCGAGATCGGCGGCGACACCAATTCGACCGACGGCGCCGAGGACTCCCACGAGCACATCCAGGGCCAGGTGGACTGCAACACCGGCTACGAGTGGTGGCTGATGGAGCAGGCCAAGGAGCGCAACCCCCAGATCAAGCTCGCGGCCCTCGCCTGGGGCGCGCCCGGTTGGGTCAGCGCCAACGGCAGCGACATGTGGAGCGACAAGGCCATCGGCTACCTGAAGGACTGGTTGGACTGCGCCAAGAACACGCACCACCTGACCGTCGACTACTTCGGCGGCCGTAACGAGGTGGGTCCGCCGCCGGCGGCCTGGTTCGAGAACCTTCGCTCGTCCCTGAACAGCGCCGGGTACAGCGGGGTGAAGCTCGTCGCGGACGACGACTGGTCGGGGTTCCCGAACCCGGGGGACACCACCGGTACGTGGCCGCTCCTGGGCAAGCTGCAGGCCGACCCCGCGTACGCGGCCGCGGTGGACATCATCGGGCACCACTACCCCTGCGAGGGCGTCAACGGCGGCACCAACGGCACCGGCACCGCCTACAACTGCCCTGTCCCGGAAGCGGCGAAGCAGCTCGGCAAGCCGATCTGGGCGAGCGAGAACGGCTCCCAGGACCTGAACACGGGAGCGGCCCCGCAGATCCGCACCATCACCCGCGGCTACGTCGACGGAAGGATCACCGCGACGTTCAACTGGCCGCTCATCGGGGCGCTCTACCCCAACATGCCCTTCCACACCGACGGCCTGCTCCAGGCCAACCAGCCCTGGTCGGGCAACTACAGCGTCGGCACCTCCGTGTGGAGCACCGCGCAGGTCACCCAGGTCACGCAGCCCGGCTGGCAGTTCATCGACTCGGCCTCCGGCTACCTGGCCGGGAGCAGCGGCACCGCCACCTCGCCCGGCAGCTACATCTCCCTCAAGTCCCCCAACGGCACCGACTGGTCGACCGTCGTGGAGACCACCACCGCCGGCGAGGCGCAGACCGTGCACCTGCGGCCGACCGGCGGCCTCACAGCCGGCCCGCTCCATGTCTGGGCGACGAACCTGAACTCGAAGGACCCCGGGCAGTACTTCCAGCAGCAGACCGACCTCGCCCCGGCCGACGGAGGCTACACCTTCACCGCGCAGCCGGGCTGGGTGTACTCCCTCACCACCCTGACATCCCCGGGGCGGGGCACGGCCACGGCACCGCCGCGCGCGGCCATGTCCCTGCCGTACGGCGACGACTTCGAGAGCGCCCCGGCCGTCGGGCACATGCCCGCCCTGCTGGCCGACATGAACGGTGCCTTCGAGGTCCAGCCGTGCGACGGCGGGCGCGCGGGCAGCTGTGTGCGCCAGATGGCCCCTGTGAAGCCGTTGCCGTGGGGGAACGTCTCCGACCCTTACACGCTGATGGGTGACGGCAGCTGGCGGGACTACACCGTCGGCGTCGACGCCCTGCTCCAGCAGCCCGGCGCCGTGCGGCTCATGGCTCGTGCCGGTACCCAGTCCGGCCCGGCCTGGATCAACTCCTACTACCTGCAGGTGTCCGACACGGGCGCCTGGTCCATCGTCAGGACCGACTACCAGGGCGCCCAGAAGACCACCCTCGTCTCCGGCACCACCACGGCACTGGGCACCGGCACCTGGCACCACCTGGACGTGACCGTCCAGGGCACCGCCATCACCGCCGCCGTCGACCACACCGTCCTCGGCTCCGCCACCGACACGAGCCACCCCACCGGACAGGTCGGCGTCGGCCTCGACTCCTACCGTACCCAGGAGTTCGACAACCTCACCGTCACCCCGATCGGCACCCAGCCCACCCCCTACACCTACGCGGTCACCAGCGCCCTCACCGGCCAGGCCCTGGACCTCGCCGGTGATCCGAACGCCGAAGGCGCCAAGACCGTCCAGCAGCCCGTCAGCGGCGCCGCCAGCCAGCTCTGGAGGCTGACCGCGAGCAGGGGCGTCTTCACCCTGGCCAACGGCGGCAGCGGCAAGGTCCTCGACGTTCCCGGCAACAGCCTCGCCGACTCCGTCCAGCTCCAGCAGTCGGCCCCCGGCGCCGGCACAGGCCAGCAGTGGGGCATCACCCCCGCCCCCGGCGGCGCCTACACCGTCACCAGCAAGCTCAGCGGCAAGGCCATGGACGTGGACCACGCACTGACCACCCCCGGAACCAAGATCATCCAGTATCACTCCACCGGCCGGCCCAACCAGCGCTGGAACCTGCGGATGGTCCCGGTCGACGGCGTCGGCTACCCGATCGCCAATGCCGCCACCGGCCAGAACATGGACATGAGCGGCGGGTCCAAGTCGGCCGGCGGGTTGGCCGTCCAGTGGCCGGCCAACGGGGCGCCCAACCAGGTATGGGACCTCCACACCGCCGCGACCCCGGGGAACTTCACCATCACCAACCGCAACTCCGGGCTGTGCCTCGACGTCGCGGGCGCGGTGACCACCGACCAGGCCAAGGTCCAGCAGTGGACCTGCACCGGTGGTCGCAGCCAGCAGTGGTCCTTCCAGCAGACCCCCGACGGCACCTGGACCCTGACCAACCTGAACAGCGGGAAGGTCCTCGACACCGCCGGCGCCAGCACCACCAAGGGCGCCCAACTCGTCCAGGCCGCCCCTTCCGGCACCGCCGCAACCCAGCAGTGGACGTTCCTGGCCCCTTAG
- a CDS encoding ABC transporter ATP-binding protein yields the protein MATTTTRPAVGFEKLSMRGITRAYGKNPPALDHFDLELPRGEFVALLGPSGCGKSTALACLAGLQPLTGGSVWRDDERIDILPPEKRGFGMVFQNYALFPHMSVQKNVEFGLAMRRIARKERGRRALEALRTVQLAEHAAKLPSQLSGGQQQRVAIARALAIRPEVVLMDEPLSNLDAALRIEMRTEIKRIYQEQGLTVLYVTHDQEEALSLATRLVVLRKGKLEQSGTPEDVYTNPASAYVAGFMGYRNLFPAALDSQGPGRQVTIAAHGAVVAGTLKGAGPVPAVGAQVTVAIRPEDLRVAVAGSSNTIEAVAEVVEYHGRELSVQTRTNDGGVLHLKTDEPVVAGSVLSLTARPDRILVYPGGPDPTTVVVKPHG from the coding sequence GTGGCGACCACGACGACCAGACCGGCCGTGGGCTTCGAGAAGCTGTCGATGCGCGGGATCACCCGCGCCTACGGCAAGAACCCACCCGCCCTGGACCACTTCGACCTGGAACTGCCCCGTGGCGAGTTCGTGGCCCTGCTGGGCCCCTCCGGGTGCGGAAAGTCCACTGCTCTGGCATGCCTGGCCGGACTGCAACCGCTGACCGGCGGCTCCGTCTGGCGCGACGACGAGCGCATCGACATCCTGCCGCCGGAGAAGCGCGGCTTCGGGATGGTGTTCCAGAACTACGCGCTCTTCCCGCACATGAGCGTGCAGAAGAACGTCGAGTTCGGTCTCGCAATGCGCCGCATCGCGCGCAAGGAACGCGGCCGGCGCGCTCTGGAGGCCCTGCGCACCGTGCAACTGGCCGAGCACGCCGCCAAGCTGCCGTCCCAGCTCTCCGGCGGCCAGCAGCAGCGGGTCGCCATCGCCCGAGCCCTGGCCATCCGGCCGGAGGTCGTGCTGATGGACGAGCCGCTGTCCAACCTCGACGCCGCCCTGCGGATCGAGATGCGCACCGAGATCAAGCGGATCTACCAGGAACAGGGCCTGACCGTCCTCTACGTCACCCATGACCAGGAAGAGGCCCTGTCACTGGCCACCCGCCTGGTGGTGCTCCGCAAAGGCAAGCTGGAACAGAGCGGCACGCCCGAGGACGTCTACACCAACCCCGCCAGCGCCTACGTGGCCGGCTTCATGGGCTACCGCAACCTCTTCCCCGCCGCTCTCGACTCCCAGGGCCCGGGCCGCCAGGTGACCATCGCCGCCCACGGCGCGGTCGTCGCCGGCACCCTCAAGGGCGCCGGCCCCGTCCCGGCCGTCGGCGCGCAGGTCACCGTCGCCATCCGACCCGAGGACCTGCGGGTGGCCGTCGCCGGCAGCAGCAACACGATCGAGGCCGTCGCCGAAGTGGTCGAGTACCACGGACGCGAGCTGTCGGTGCAGACCCGCACCAACGACGGCGGCGTGCTGCACCTGAAGACCGACGAACCGGTCGTCGCCGGCTCCGTACTGTCCCTGACAGCGCGCCCGGACCGGATCCTGGTCTACCCCGGCGGACCCGACCCCACCACGGTGGTGGTGAAACCCCATGGCTGA
- a CDS encoding extracellular solute-binding protein, whose product MAGAAAAALSLAMITACGAPNSTSASSSTITPEKPGKPIALTILDGGGDLKGGGQSAIDAFVKANPDLVSSVTYQTAAATDVAGKIKAQQSGGHIDISLVLGGGDVLGAGEDQKLFQQQLDTQVKSLPDLSTIQDDARSNIQRLANGYGLLVNFDQNGPFLDYNPTAVAAGQVPTTPQALLDWAKANKGRFSYAQPANSGSGRAFIQALPYLLGDSDPSDPVDGWTKTWAYLQELGKYVNSYPASSSLLAQQFGSGQLSLIPTVLSHDIANRKAGTWPAGTGIALFQNEAWINDGHFAMIPNGVSAQTLYVALKLESYLVTADAQRARLTTGVLTTANKDATIVNSGTDVTAFVQQWGRPDFFPNALKTGASRPPLTPSNLQKAFDLWQRNVGAKVGG is encoded by the coding sequence GTGGCGGGAGCCGCCGCGGCGGCCCTCTCCCTGGCCATGATCACTGCGTGCGGCGCACCGAACAGCACGTCCGCCTCCTCGAGCACGATCACTCCCGAGAAGCCCGGCAAGCCGATCGCCCTGACGATCCTGGACGGCGGCGGCGACCTCAAGGGCGGCGGCCAGTCCGCCATCGACGCCTTCGTGAAGGCCAACCCGGATCTGGTGTCCTCCGTGACGTACCAGACCGCGGCCGCCACGGACGTTGCCGGCAAGATCAAGGCCCAGCAGTCGGGCGGCCACATCGACATCTCCCTGGTGCTCGGCGGCGGCGACGTCCTCGGCGCCGGCGAGGACCAGAAGCTGTTCCAGCAGCAGCTGGACACCCAGGTCAAGTCCCTGCCGGACCTGAGCACCATCCAGGACGACGCGCGCTCCAACATCCAAAGGCTCGCGAACGGATACGGCCTCCTGGTCAACTTCGACCAGAACGGGCCGTTCCTCGACTACAACCCCACGGCCGTGGCGGCCGGCCAGGTCCCGACGACGCCGCAGGCGCTGCTGGACTGGGCGAAGGCCAACAAGGGCAGGTTCAGCTACGCGCAGCCGGCCAACTCCGGCTCCGGCCGCGCCTTCATCCAGGCCCTGCCCTACCTGCTCGGGGACTCCGACCCGTCCGACCCGGTCGACGGCTGGACCAAGACCTGGGCCTACCTGCAGGAACTGGGCAAGTACGTCAACAGCTACCCGGCCAGCTCGTCGCTGCTCGCCCAGCAGTTCGGCAGCGGCCAGCTGAGCCTCATCCCGACCGTTCTGTCCCACGACATCGCCAACCGCAAGGCCGGGACCTGGCCCGCCGGCACCGGCATCGCCCTGTTCCAGAACGAGGCCTGGATCAACGACGGCCACTTCGCGATGATCCCGAACGGCGTCAGCGCGCAGACGCTTTACGTCGCCCTGAAGCTGGAGTCCTACCTGGTCACCGCCGACGCGCAGCGGGCCCGTCTGACGACCGGGGTGCTGACCACGGCGAACAAGGACGCCACCATCGTGAACTCCGGCACGGACGTCACCGCGTTCGTCCAGCAGTGGGGCCGCCCCGACTTCTTCCCGAACGCGCTGAAGACCGGCGCCTCCCGCCCGCCGCTGACCCCCTCGAACCTCCAGAAGGCGTTCGACCTGTGGCAGCGCAACGTGGGCGCCAAGGTCGGTGGGTGA
- a CDS encoding right-handed parallel beta-helix repeat-containing protein, translating to MRRTLLPRSARARRYPGVLLSALAFASAAAVGTVMPPTAMAASGGTTYYVSASGGSDQNAGTSSGSPWQSLAKVNATTFQPGDTILFKAGDSWSGQLWPKGSGAAGTPIKITQYGTGGKPQVKGAGTVADAVRLWNQHDWEIRNLDVSNNAPATGTPGANLGDFRGIHVGGDNGQQLNHFVIDSVDVHDVTGEIRWIFGTTPSKPGISWGNGWDRSKNTGGIVFNTTVANIASPPSTATVLGDVTIENSAIRNTSFAGIVFKQYTGDAPGAVPTGWGARTSATDPKYTPFTQVTVQHNYITQNGTTYGCNGMYITGVRNGTVQNNLVDRAGTSGIELFATDHVTVQHNEVAGTLKRAGGTDSNGIDTDIATTDSVVQYNYLHHNGEGYLACACLDNLGFGDAVFRYNVLANNADSAIHLANNPGSTTKLYNNTVYNTAPTMIYQQSTGATGGTNTFTNNIFHTTAAGATMVTNAVTTYNNNLYGGTSPFVPSDDTTAVKADPQFASPTAGGTGTEATGPALNAGLNWRIATTSPAVDAGITIGTNGGVDYNGAAVPVVPDLGALQHTPPAGTVFGDDFDALPTGALASGTDGWTVASTGNEVNVSGTPNSTDRSIQLVRRQDTGGIAGTNLTRTFPAPLTGTVTVEADVMRNDQGVKGDYFGLPYLYNSAGDQVVSVGLFEGNIVAYSGTTRQVIKPYAQGTWYHVKLVVDTTHQSFDFDLNGRRVMTAAPFRTTAPAIASMAFYANGGNFGSAYVNNVSVH from the coding sequence ATGAGACGCACTCTCCTGCCGCGCTCGGCGCGCGCCAGACGGTACCCCGGCGTTCTGCTGAGCGCCCTCGCCTTCGCCTCGGCCGCGGCCGTCGGCACCGTGATGCCGCCGACGGCGATGGCGGCGAGCGGCGGCACGACGTACTACGTCAGCGCTTCCGGCGGAAGCGACCAGAACGCCGGCACGAGCTCCGGCTCGCCCTGGCAGTCCCTGGCCAAGGTCAACGCCACCACCTTCCAGCCCGGGGACACGATCCTCTTCAAGGCGGGCGACTCGTGGAGCGGCCAGCTCTGGCCCAAGGGATCGGGCGCCGCCGGCACCCCCATCAAGATCACCCAGTACGGCACCGGCGGCAAGCCCCAGGTCAAGGGCGCCGGAACCGTCGCGGACGCCGTCAGGCTGTGGAACCAGCACGACTGGGAGATCCGCAACCTGGACGTGTCCAACAACGCGCCGGCGACGGGTACGCCCGGGGCCAACCTCGGCGATTTCCGCGGGATCCACGTCGGCGGTGACAACGGGCAGCAGCTGAACCACTTCGTGATCGACTCCGTGGACGTGCACGACGTCACCGGCGAAATCAGGTGGATCTTCGGCACCACGCCCAGCAAGCCGGGGATCTCCTGGGGCAACGGCTGGGACCGCTCGAAGAACACCGGCGGCATCGTGTTCAACACCACCGTGGCGAACATCGCCTCGCCGCCGAGCACCGCGACGGTGCTGGGCGACGTGACGATCGAGAACTCCGCGATCCGCAACACCTCGTTCGCCGGGATCGTCTTCAAGCAGTACACCGGTGACGCGCCCGGGGCCGTGCCCACGGGATGGGGGGCCCGGACCAGCGCGACCGATCCCAAGTACACGCCGTTCACCCAGGTGACGGTCCAGCACAACTACATCACCCAGAACGGCACGACCTACGGGTGCAACGGCATGTACATCACCGGTGTCCGCAACGGCACGGTCCAGAACAACCTGGTCGACCGCGCCGGCACCTCGGGCATCGAGCTGTTCGCCACGGACCACGTCACCGTGCAGCACAACGAGGTCGCCGGCACCCTGAAGCGGGCAGGCGGTACCGACTCGAACGGCATCGACACCGACATCGCCACCACCGACTCCGTCGTCCAGTACAACTACCTCCACCACAACGGCGAGGGCTACCTCGCCTGTGCGTGCCTGGACAACCTCGGATTCGGCGACGCCGTGTTCCGGTACAACGTGCTCGCGAACAACGCGGACAGCGCCATCCACCTGGCCAACAACCCCGGCTCCACCACCAAGTTGTACAACAACACGGTGTACAACACCGCCCCGACCATGATCTACCAGCAGAGCACCGGCGCCACGGGCGGCACCAACACCTTCACCAACAACATCTTCCACACCACGGCCGCCGGCGCCACGATGGTCACGAACGCCGTCACGACGTACAACAACAACCTCTACGGCGGCACGTCACCCTTCGTGCCCTCCGACGACACCACCGCGGTGAAGGCGGACCCGCAGTTCGCCAGCCCCACCGCCGGCGGCACCGGAACCGAGGCCACCGGGCCCGCACTGAACGCCGGCCTCAACTGGCGGATCGCCACGACCTCACCCGCCGTCGACGCGGGCATCACCATCGGGACGAACGGCGGGGTGGACTACAACGGCGCGGCCGTTCCCGTCGTCCCCGACCTGGGAGCCCTCCAGCACACCCCGCCCGCCGGCACCGTCTTCGGCGACGACTTCGACGCCCTGCCCACCGGGGCGCTGGCGAGCGGGACCGACGGCTGGACGGTCGCCTCCACCGGCAACGAGGTGAACGTGTCCGGCACGCCGAACTCCACCGACAGGAGCATCCAGTTGGTCCGGCGGCAGGACACCGGCGGCATCGCGGGCACGAACCTCACCCGTACCTTCCCGGCGCCGCTCACCGGTACCGTCACCGTCGAAGCCGACGTGATGCGCAACGACCAGGGAGTGAAGGGCGACTACTTCGGGCTGCCCTACCTGTACAACAGCGCGGGCGACCAAGTCGTCAGCGTCGGCCTCTTCGAGGGCAACATCGTCGCCTACTCGGGAACCACGCGCCAGGTCATCAAGCCCTACGCGCAAGGCACCTGGTACCACGTCAAGCTCGTCGTCGACACGACACACCAGTCCTTCGACTTCGACCTCAACGGCCGACGGGTCATGACCGCCGCGCCGTTCCGCACCACCGCTCCCGCCATCGCCAGCATGGCGTTCTACGCCAACGGCGGCAATTTCGGCAGCGCCTACGTCAACAACGTCAGCGTCCACTGA